Proteins found in one Chloroflexota bacterium genomic segment:
- a CDS encoding carbohydrate ABC transporter permease — MRDFVYTWVRPILLYALVVFFLVWTVAPVTWIAIMSIQPEINYVAVPPHLSLEQVSLRWYIEMLSQPDVVDSLKNSVIISGVTTVVCLTFGALAAYPLARLNIARKNLFLGISVFARMIPSMVLIIPMFLLMRQLRLLDTYLALIIVYTAFLLPYVIWMLKNFFEQIPYALEAAARMDGCSRLEALFRVLIPVAGPGVVATAVFTFVGAWNEFLFGLILSTRYSVPITVKLSALVSTTFQSDNSLVAATGMLAIIPVVLLVFVLNRFIVRGLVEGIKY, encoded by the coding sequence ATGCGCGACTTTGTCTATACATGGGTGCGCCCTATTCTGCTCTATGCGCTGGTCGTGTTCTTCCTCGTCTGGACGGTCGCCCCGGTCACCTGGATCGCGATCATGAGCATCCAGCCGGAGATCAACTACGTGGCGGTGCCGCCGCACCTCAGCCTGGAGCAGGTCAGCCTGCGCTGGTACATCGAGATGCTGTCGCAGCCCGACGTGGTGGACTCGCTCAAGAACAGCGTCATCATCTCGGGCGTCACGACCGTGGTCTGCCTGACGTTCGGCGCCCTGGCGGCCTACCCGCTGGCGCGCCTGAACATCGCGCGAAAGAACCTCTTCCTGGGCATTAGTGTCTTCGCGCGCATGATCCCCTCGATGGTGCTGATTATCCCGATGTTCCTGCTCATGCGGCAACTGCGCCTGCTGGACACCTATCTGGCGCTGATCATCGTCTACACGGCGTTCCTGCTGCCGTACGTTATCTGGATGCTCAAGAACTTCTTCGAGCAGATTCCGTATGCGCTTGAGGCGGCCGCCCGCATGGACGGCTGCTCGCGGCTCGAGGCGCTCTTCCGCGTGTTGATACCGGTGGCCGGGCCGGGGGTGGTCGCCACGGCGGTCTTCACATTCGTCGGCGCGTGGAACGAGTTCTTGTTCGGGCTTATCCTGTCGACGCGTTACTCGGTGCCGATCACGGTCAAACTATCCGCGCTGGTCAGCACGACCTTCCAGTCCGACAACTCACTGGTGGCCGCCACCGGCATGCTCGCGATCATCCCGGTGGTGCTGCTCGTGTTTGTGCTCAACCGCTTTATCGTGCGCGGCCTCGTGGAAGGGATCAAATACTAA
- a CDS encoding Gfo/Idh/MocA family oxidoreductase yields MSKPLNVGVIGCGARARLYCEAAHGVPGLKLQAYADVRPDAVSQFLADFGGAYATADAARVLSDPDLQAVFICTWHDTHTAYAVQAARNGKHLLIEKPMALTIDECWQIEEAVAKAGVTACVGLKMRFMPVVRRVRQLVGPPLLLVGQMMNNRVPDDIWSLQPVIGGGTVLGAGCHTADLLCYLAGSDPIEVFAAGGHGIHQRADMVDNVVATIKFANGVVASLVHGDPGRNPYTSTFFCEVFGADKGACLYDRFHQATLWGVTPARLGVADMGEAERSDLEGDQTLLRHFADSALNGTPCEADARAGRIATTTMVKILDSIRTGQPQQIEADWRNRYD; encoded by the coding sequence ATGAGCAAACCCCTGAATGTGGGCGTGATCGGCTGCGGCGCGCGCGCGCGCCTGTACTGCGAGGCGGCGCATGGCGTGCCCGGCTTGAAGCTGCAGGCGTACGCCGATGTGCGCCCGGACGCGGTCAGTCAGTTCCTCGCTGACTTTGGCGGCGCGTATGCCACGGCAGACGCCGCGCGCGTGCTTTCCGATCCGGACCTGCAGGCCGTGTTCATCTGCACCTGGCACGATACGCACACCGCGTACGCCGTGCAGGCTGCGCGTAACGGCAAGCACCTGCTGATCGAGAAGCCGATGGCGTTGACGATTGATGAATGCTGGCAGATAGAGGAGGCGGTCGCCAAAGCCGGCGTGACGGCGTGCGTGGGACTGAAGATGCGTTTCATGCCGGTCGTGCGTCGCGTGCGGCAACTGGTCGGCCCACCACTGCTGCTGGTCGGGCAGATGATGAACAACCGCGTGCCCGACGACATCTGGTCGCTGCAGCCAGTGATTGGCGGCGGCACGGTGCTGGGCGCGGGCTGCCACACGGCCGACCTGCTCTGCTACCTGGCCGGCTCCGACCCGATCGAGGTCTTCGCCGCCGGCGGCCACGGCATCCACCAGCGCGCCGATATGGTCGACAACGTCGTGGCGACGATCAAGTTTGCGAACGGCGTCGTGGCCAGCCTGGTGCACGGCGATCCCGGCCGCAACCCGTACACCTCGACCTTCTTCTGCGAGGTGTTCGGCGCGGACAAGGGCGCCTGCCTCTACGACCGCTTTCACCAGGCGACGCTCTGGGGCGTAACCCCGGCCCGGCTCGGCGTTGCCGACATGGGCGAGGCCGAGCGGAGCGACCTCGAAGGCGACCAGACGCTCTTGCGACACTTCGCCGACAGCGCGCTGAATGGCACGCCGTGCGAAGCTGACGCGCGCGCCGGGCGCATCGCGACCACCACAATGGTCAAAATCCTGGATTCAATCCGGACGGGTCAGCCGCAGCAAATCGAGGCGGACTGGCGCAACCGTTACGACTAG
- a CDS encoding sugar ABC transporter permease, with product MSTSTNASPPPRAGFWQRIDRMEANRFGLLLFVPTLLLLLVFLAVPITFAVVASLNSIELTISPDWSFVGLQNYADLLTNRSVVEALPRTLYFAALTIALSVSLSLTLALVLNERFRGRDLVRVLVLLPWAVAPVVSGVMWRYMFHDRYGLINALLYGGGFITQYVTWFSDPWFALSIASIATTWKSLPFLTLTLLAGMQGIPESLFRAAKMDGASIFHRFRYVVLPHLRSILIFITVLQLIVSLQAFDLIYTLTRGGPGQGTVVLNYLTYVNAFERLSDGNASALAIVVSLLIMSLSALSLSLMARQGKR from the coding sequence ATGAGCACGTCAACGAACGCCAGCCCGCCGCCGCGCGCGGGATTCTGGCAACGCATTGACCGGATGGAGGCGAACCGCTTCGGCCTGCTGCTGTTCGTGCCGACGCTGCTGCTCCTGCTGGTCTTCCTGGCCGTGCCGATCACCTTCGCGGTGGTTGCCAGCCTGAACTCGATTGAGCTGACGATCTCCCCGGACTGGTCGTTCGTCGGCCTGCAGAACTACGCCGACCTGCTGACCAACCGGAGCGTGGTGGAGGCCCTGCCGCGCACGCTCTACTTCGCCGCGCTGACCATCGCGCTGAGCGTGTCGCTGTCGCTCACGCTGGCGCTGGTGCTGAACGAGCGGTTCCGCGGGCGCGATCTGGTGCGCGTGCTCGTGCTGCTGCCGTGGGCGGTCGCCCCGGTGGTCAGCGGCGTCATGTGGCGCTACATGTTCCACGACCGCTATGGCCTGATCAACGCGCTGCTCTACGGCGGCGGCTTCATCACGCAGTACGTCACCTGGTTCAGCGATCCGTGGTTCGCGCTGAGCATTGCCAGTATCGCCACGACGTGGAAGTCGCTGCCGTTCCTGACGCTGACCTTGCTGGCCGGCATGCAGGGCATCCCGGAGTCGCTCTTTCGCGCCGCCAAGATGGACGGCGCCAGCATCTTCCATCGCTTCCGCTACGTCGTGCTGCCGCACCTGCGCAGCATCCTGATCTTTATCACGGTGCTGCAGTTGATCGTCTCGCTGCAGGCCTTCGACCTCATCTATACCCTGACGCGCGGCGGGCCGGGCCAGGGGACCGTCGTATTGAACTACCTGACCTATGTCAACGCCTTCGAGCGCCTGAGCGACGGCAACGCCTCCGCGCTGGCAATTGTGGTGTCGCTGCTGATCATGTCGTTGAGCGCGCTGTCGCTGTCGCTCATGGCGCGGCAGGGAAAGCGATAA
- a CDS encoding extracellular solute-binding protein: MLDPKTPRLSRRTFLKLAGSSTLVAAIAAACGPSSTPAPAATTAPAAATKAPAVVAKPFAGKELFIFAGNHHDTNVRDLWVPLFQDKTGAKVTYTSIAGGDADAKYGVFLASQDGSQDVMYTWETFNAKFNKNLFEDVTATFKKELLAGLTEPALKSLTFIDKMYGIPFDSNMAIFMWNTELYKQAGLDPNKPPQNWTEFADYSKKLSTGGNYGTLFTLGDPNSSFFTFITLFNSTGGKLISDDLKKLTVDTPEGLMALQAFYDGVVTSKFIDPAGLSIASSIEQGKVYRGGKIGHYFAFPNHFPLAEDPTQSQVVGKSKTGIIPGLKLRSGSGNGVEGYAINKFSKNKDVAMGWLEFIVSPDVQKLVATKWGRPPAVKATFDDADVKTSSPQFAAVSEQVKYPAPRYGSPFYFDLGTVFNDYMNRMLKGGITPQDAVKTIQTEGQKAIDAYWAKVK, encoded by the coding sequence ATGTTGGATCCCAAGACACCCCGGTTGTCACGCCGTACGTTCTTGAAGCTGGCCGGCTCCAGCACGCTGGTTGCCGCCATCGCAGCCGCCTGCGGCCCGTCAAGCACGCCGGCCCCCGCAGCGACCACCGCCCCGGCGGCCGCCACCAAGGCCCCGGCCGTGGTCGCCAAGCCGTTCGCGGGCAAAGAGCTGTTCATCTTCGCCGGCAACCACCATGACACGAACGTGCGCGACCTGTGGGTCCCGCTGTTCCAGGACAAGACCGGCGCCAAGGTTACGTACACCTCGATCGCCGGCGGCGATGCCGACGCCAAGTACGGCGTCTTCCTCGCCTCGCAGGACGGCTCGCAGGACGTCATGTACACCTGGGAGACGTTCAACGCCAAGTTCAACAAGAACCTGTTCGAGGACGTCACCGCGACGTTCAAGAAGGAACTGCTGGCCGGCCTGACCGAGCCCGCGCTCAAATCGCTGACATTCATCGACAAGATGTACGGCATTCCGTTCGATTCCAACATGGCGATCTTCATGTGGAACACGGAGCTTTACAAGCAGGCGGGCCTCGACCCGAACAAGCCGCCGCAGAATTGGACGGAGTTCGCCGATTACAGCAAGAAACTGTCGACCGGCGGCAACTACGGCACGCTGTTCACACTGGGCGACCCGAATTCGAGCTTCTTCACCTTTATCACGCTCTTCAACTCGACCGGCGGCAAGCTAATCAGCGACGACCTGAAGAAGCTGACGGTAGACACGCCCGAGGGCTTGATGGCGTTGCAGGCGTTCTACGATGGCGTCGTCACCAGCAAGTTCATCGACCCGGCCGGCCTGTCGATCGCCTCGTCGATCGAGCAGGGCAAGGTCTATCGCGGCGGCAAGATCGGCCACTACTTCGCCTTCCCAAACCACTTTCCGCTGGCCGAAGACCCGACGCAGTCGCAGGTCGTCGGCAAGTCGAAGACTGGCATCATCCCCGGTCTCAAGCTGCGCTCCGGCTCCGGCAACGGCGTCGAGGGCTACGCCATCAACAAGTTCTCGAAGAACAAGGACGTGGCGATGGGCTGGCTGGAGTTCATCGTCTCGCCCGATGTGCAGAAGCTGGTCGCCACAAAGTGGGGCCGCCCGCCGGCGGTGAAGGCGACGTTTGACGACGCCGACGTGAAGACGTCGTCGCCGCAGTTCGCCGCTGTCTCCGAGCAGGTCAAGTACCCGGCGCCGCGCTACGGCTCGCCGTTCTACTTCGATCTCGGCACGGTGTTCAACGATTACATGAACCGCATGCTGAAGGGCGGCATCACGCCGCAGGATGCGGTCAAGACGATCCAGACTGAGGGCCAGAAAGCGATCGACGCCTACTGGGCCAAGGTCAAGTAA